A single genomic interval of Amycolatopsis albispora harbors:
- a CDS encoding MFS transporter: MTANEHAPPRAGRREWLGLATLALPTLLIALDMNVLGLAVPALSADLKPTGTELLWINDIYGFLIAGFLITMGTLGDKIGRRRLLLIGGAAFGVASAVAAFSASAEMLIVARAALGIAGATLMPSTMSLIRNLFHDPAQRTVAISVWMTSFTAGSALGPLLGAVLLENFWWGSVFLLGVPVMLLLLVFGPILLPESRNDDAGGVDLASVALSLTGMLATVYGLKKLAEAGFSWTAAAAFTGGLLVLYTFVRRQRTLRAPLLDLGLFANRGFTASITVQTLAVFGVAGGFFFVAQYLQLVLGLSPLEAGLWTVPSTVAGVAGTMLAPAIVRRVRAAYVLGGGMVLAVAGFVLLTFTEPDSGIAAVVTGFALLSFGFGPAMTVTTDLIMASAPPERTGAASALSETGSELGMALGIAILGSIGTAVYRIGVIEGTPAGIPPELATVAHDTLGGAVTIAAELPPGTAEQLLTVARTAFTDGFHVNSWISVALTAGLAVLSVVLLRHVRPATENTTDTTEDARVH; encoded by the coding sequence ATGACCGCGAACGAGCACGCACCACCCAGAGCGGGCAGGCGGGAGTGGCTGGGACTGGCCACCCTCGCGCTGCCCACGTTGTTGATCGCGCTGGACATGAACGTGCTGGGACTGGCCGTCCCGGCGCTGAGCGCGGACCTCAAACCCACCGGCACCGAACTGCTGTGGATCAACGACATCTACGGCTTCCTCATCGCCGGCTTCCTGATCACCATGGGCACGCTGGGCGACAAGATCGGCAGGCGCCGCCTGCTGCTCATCGGCGGCGCCGCGTTCGGCGTGGCGTCGGCGGTGGCCGCCTTCTCGGCCAGCGCCGAAATGCTCATCGTGGCACGCGCCGCGCTCGGCATCGCCGGGGCGACGCTGATGCCCTCGACCATGTCGCTGATCCGCAACCTCTTCCACGACCCCGCCCAGCGCACCGTGGCGATTTCGGTGTGGATGACCAGCTTCACCGCGGGCAGCGCGCTCGGCCCGCTGCTCGGCGCCGTGCTGCTGGAGAACTTCTGGTGGGGCTCGGTGTTCCTGCTCGGCGTGCCGGTGATGCTGCTCCTGCTGGTGTTCGGGCCCATCCTGCTGCCGGAAAGCCGCAACGACGACGCGGGCGGTGTCGATCTCGCGAGCGTCGCGCTGTCGCTGACCGGCATGCTCGCCACCGTCTACGGGCTGAAGAAGCTCGCCGAAGCCGGATTCAGCTGGACCGCCGCGGCCGCGTTCACCGGCGGACTGCTTGTCCTCTACACCTTCGTCCGCCGCCAGCGCACGCTCCGCGCACCGCTGCTGGACCTCGGCCTGTTCGCCAACCGCGGGTTCACCGCCTCCATCACCGTGCAGACCCTGGCCGTCTTCGGCGTCGCCGGCGGGTTCTTCTTCGTCGCGCAGTACCTGCAGCTCGTGCTCGGGCTTTCCCCGCTGGAAGCCGGACTGTGGACCGTTCCGTCCACTGTGGCCGGTGTCGCGGGCACCATGCTCGCCCCGGCCATCGTCCGCCGGGTCCGGGCCGCGTACGTGCTCGGTGGCGGCATGGTGCTGGCCGTGGCCGGGTTCGTGCTGCTCACCTTCACCGAGCCGGACTCCGGGATCGCCGCCGTGGTCACCGGATTCGCCTTGCTGTCCTTCGGTTTCGGCCCCGCGATGACGGTCACCACCGACCTGATCATGGCCTCCGCGCCGCCCGAGCGCACCGGCGCCGCGTCGGCGCTGTCCGAGACCGGCAGCGAACTCGGCATGGCGCTGGGCATCGCGATCCTCGGCAGCATCGGCACCGCCGTCTACCGGATCGGCGTCATCGAAGGCACCCCGGCCGGGATCCCGCCCGAGCTGGCCACCGTCGCGCACGACACCCTCGGCGGCGCGGTCACCATCGCCGCCGAACTGCCCCCTGGCACCGCGGAGCAGTTGCTGACCGTCGCGAGGACCGCGTTCACCGACGGCTTCCACGTCAACTCGTGGATCAGCGTCGCGCTCACCGCCGGGCTGGCCGTGCTCTCCGTGGTGCTGCTCCGCCACGTCCGCCCGGCCACCGAGAACACCACAGACACCACCGAAGACGCCCGTGTCCACTGA
- a CDS encoding NADPH-dependent FMN reductase gives MSDNRFQIAVLTASVREGRFGPVVAEWFTGQAARHPEITVDPIDLAEIPYPGEELSRRLAAADGVVLITPEYNHSFPGPLKIALDSIGDELRGKPVAFVSYGGLSGGLRAVEALRVVLAELHAVTVRETVSIHSAWAQFTPDGEPKDAKAVNDAATVMLGQLVWWARALRTARATHAYGS, from the coding sequence ATGTCCGACAACCGGTTCCAGATCGCCGTGCTCACCGCGAGTGTCCGGGAAGGACGGTTCGGCCCGGTGGTCGCGGAGTGGTTCACCGGCCAGGCCGCGCGCCACCCCGAAATCACGGTGGACCCGATCGATCTCGCGGAGATCCCGTATCCCGGCGAGGAACTGTCGCGACGGCTGGCCGCCGCCGACGGGGTCGTGCTGATCACGCCCGAGTACAACCACAGCTTTCCCGGACCGCTGAAGATCGCGCTGGACTCGATCGGGGACGAGCTGCGTGGCAAGCCGGTCGCCTTCGTCAGCTACGGCGGGCTCTCCGGCGGCCTGCGCGCGGTCGAGGCCCTGCGTGTGGTGCTGGCCGAACTGCACGCGGTCACCGTGCGCGAGACCGTCAGCATCCACAGCGCCTGGGCGCAGTTCACCCCCGACGGCGAGCCCAAGGACGCCAAGGCGGTCAACGACGCGGCCACGGTCATGCTCGGCCAGCTGGTGTGGTGGGCGCGGGCGCTGCGTACGGCCCGCGCCACGCACGCCTACGGCAGCTGA
- a CDS encoding ATP-binding cassette domain-containing protein, whose product MHRIDHIRITGARENNLKNVSLSIPKRQITVFTGVSGSGKSSMVFDTIAAEAQRQLNETFTAFARNFLPSYGQPDLDEIDNISAAVIIDQKRLGGNSRSTVGTITDINPLLRLLFSRAGQPHAGYSNAFSFNDPQGMCPECEGLGRSVQLDLDKFLDRSKSLNEGAVQHPDFAVGGWVLGTYTGSGFFDNDKPLADYDEAEWQQLLHGEGKLVMQWQGGSMNARYEGLVDRFTRLYIKKDGMSDRNREIFLRFVTSRVCPVCEGTRLARAALDSRIDGYNIADFTAMEAGELVTVLGKLEVPTAKTVLDSLIDRIGNLVAIGLGYLSLDRETTTLSGGESQRIKMVRHLSSSLTEMMYIFDEPSVGLHARDVHRLKELLVKLRDKGNTVLVVEHDPDVIAIADHVVDMGPYAGARGGEVVFEGSVAELAEADTLTGRFLRNRLPLKTAPRQPSGWYTVEHATSHNLKDVTVKFPAGVLTVVTGVAGSGKSSLVNDAFLAEYPDAIVIDQAAVGTSRRSNTATYTGLLDGIRKLFAKANGVSPSLFSANSKGACENCQGLGVIYTDLAFMDGLKSVCEICDGRRFSDDVLEHKLRGRSISDVLEMTAAEAVEFFTEKKLREVLRAVNDVGLDYLKLGQPLSTLSGGECQRIKLATELHKAGSIYVMDEPTTGLHMSDVGHLLEIMERLVAQGNTVIVIEHNLDVIRNADWIIDLGPEGGSGGGTVLFEGPPADLLEATGSYTADFLRQDLAS is encoded by the coding sequence ATGCACCGGATCGACCACATCCGGATCACCGGGGCCAGGGAGAACAACCTCAAGAACGTCTCGCTGAGCATTCCGAAGCGGCAGATCACCGTGTTCACCGGGGTGTCCGGCTCCGGCAAGTCCTCCATGGTGTTCGACACCATCGCCGCCGAGGCCCAGCGCCAGCTCAACGAGACCTTCACCGCGTTCGCGCGGAACTTCCTGCCCAGCTACGGCCAGCCGGACCTCGACGAGATCGACAACATCTCGGCCGCGGTCATCATCGACCAGAAGCGCCTCGGCGGGAACTCGCGCTCCACCGTCGGCACCATCACCGACATCAACCCGTTGCTGCGCCTGCTGTTCTCGCGAGCCGGGCAGCCACACGCCGGCTACTCCAACGCGTTCTCCTTCAACGACCCGCAGGGCATGTGCCCGGAGTGCGAGGGCCTCGGCCGGTCCGTGCAGCTGGACCTGGACAAGTTCCTCGACCGGTCGAAGTCGCTGAACGAGGGTGCGGTCCAGCACCCCGACTTCGCCGTCGGGGGCTGGGTGCTGGGCACCTACACCGGGTCGGGCTTCTTCGACAACGACAAGCCGCTGGCCGACTACGACGAAGCCGAGTGGCAGCAGCTGCTGCACGGCGAGGGCAAGCTGGTCATGCAGTGGCAGGGCGGGTCGATGAACGCCAGGTACGAGGGCCTGGTCGACCGGTTCACCCGGCTCTACATCAAGAAGGACGGCATGTCCGACCGCAACCGCGAGATCTTCCTGCGGTTCGTCACCTCGCGGGTGTGCCCGGTGTGCGAGGGCACGCGGCTGGCCAGGGCCGCGCTCGACAGCCGGATCGACGGCTACAACATCGCCGACTTCACCGCGATGGAAGCCGGTGAGCTGGTCACCGTGCTGGGCAAGCTGGAGGTGCCGACGGCGAAGACGGTGCTGGACAGCCTCATCGACCGGATCGGGAACCTGGTCGCCATCGGGCTGGGCTACCTCAGCCTCGACCGCGAGACCACCACGCTCTCCGGTGGCGAGTCGCAGCGGATCAAGATGGTGCGGCACCTGTCGAGCAGCCTCACCGAGATGATGTACATCTTCGACGAGCCCAGCGTCGGGCTGCACGCGCGTGACGTGCACCGGCTCAAGGAACTGCTGGTCAAGCTGCGGGACAAGGGGAACACCGTGCTCGTGGTGGAGCACGACCCCGACGTGATCGCGATCGCCGACCACGTGGTGGACATGGGCCCGTACGCCGGAGCACGCGGCGGCGAGGTGGTGTTCGAGGGCAGCGTCGCCGAACTGGCCGAGGCGGACACGCTCACCGGGCGGTTCCTGCGCAACCGGCTGCCGCTGAAGACCGCGCCGCGGCAGCCGTCCGGCTGGTACACGGTGGAGCACGCGACCAGCCACAACCTCAAGGACGTCACGGTGAAGTTCCCCGCCGGGGTGCTCACCGTGGTCACCGGGGTCGCGGGCTCGGGCAAGAGCTCCCTGGTCAACGACGCCTTCCTGGCCGAGTACCCGGACGCCATCGTGATCGACCAGGCCGCGGTCGGCACCTCGCGGCGGTCCAACACCGCCACCTACACCGGCCTGCTCGACGGCATCCGGAAGCTGTTCGCCAAGGCCAACGGCGTCAGTCCCTCGCTGTTCAGCGCGAACTCGAAGGGCGCGTGCGAGAACTGCCAGGGCCTCGGCGTGATCTACACCGACCTGGCGTTCATGGACGGGCTCAAGTCGGTGTGCGAGATCTGCGACGGGCGGCGGTTCTCCGACGACGTGCTCGAGCACAAGCTGCGTGGCCGGTCGATCAGCGACGTGCTGGAGATGACCGCGGCCGAGGCGGTCGAGTTCTTCACCGAGAAGAAGCTGCGTGAGGTGCTGCGCGCGGTCAACGACGTCGGGCTCGACTACCTGAAGCTGGGACAGCCGCTGAGCACGCTGTCCGGCGGCGAGTGCCAGCGCATCAAGCTCGCCACCGAACTGCACAAGGCGGGCTCGATCTACGTGATGGACGAGCCGACCACCGGGCTGCACATGTCCGACGTCGGGCACCTGCTGGAGATCATGGAACGGCTGGTCGCCCAAGGGAACACGGTGATCGTGATCGAGCACAACCTGGACGTGATCCGCAACGCCGACTGGATCATCGACCTCGGCCCGGAAGGCGGCAGCGGGGGCGGGACCGTGTTGTTCGAAGGCCCGCCCGCGGACCTGCTCGAGGCCACCGGCTCCTACACCGCGGACTTCCTGCGGCAGGACCTGGCTTCGTGA
- a CDS encoding helix-turn-helix transcriptional regulator, translated as MTDAKPATARLLSLLSLLQTPREWPGSELAARLGVSPRTIRRDVDRLRDLGYPVEASMGAEGGYRLVAGAAMPPLLLDDEEAVAIAFGLRTAAGNAIAGIEEASVRALTKLEQVLPSRLRYRVGALSGATVPALTPGTQTVDPAVLTVIAAAIANRERLRFTYVTNEGTEAKRHTEPHRLVSAGRRWYLVAFDLDRDDWRIYRADRVRDPLGTGARAQPRELPAEDAATYLTSKMYSLVPTYEAEATLHLPIEQARARLGDAADHLEAIDEHSCRLHGYGDTLDWLASRLVMLGCEFEVHGPPELIDHLKELAARVTRGVGCHGEPGSAVISP; from the coding sequence ATGACCGACGCGAAGCCTGCCACCGCTCGGCTGCTCAGCCTGCTGTCCCTGCTGCAGACCCCGCGCGAATGGCCGGGCAGCGAACTGGCCGCGCGCCTCGGCGTCAGCCCGCGCACCATCCGCCGTGACGTCGACCGGCTGCGCGACCTCGGTTACCCGGTCGAAGCCAGCATGGGCGCCGAGGGCGGCTACCGGCTGGTCGCCGGCGCGGCCATGCCGCCACTGTTGCTGGACGACGAAGAGGCCGTCGCCATCGCGTTCGGCCTGCGCACCGCGGCGGGCAACGCGATCGCCGGCATCGAAGAGGCCTCGGTGCGCGCGCTGACCAAGCTCGAACAGGTGCTGCCCTCACGGCTGCGCTACCGCGTCGGCGCGCTCAGCGGTGCCACCGTGCCCGCGCTGACCCCAGGCACGCAGACCGTCGACCCGGCGGTCCTGACCGTGATCGCCGCGGCCATCGCCAACCGCGAACGGCTGCGCTTCACCTACGTCACCAACGAAGGCACCGAAGCCAAGCGCCACACCGAACCCCACCGGCTCGTCTCCGCCGGGCGCCGCTGGTACCTGGTCGCCTTCGACCTCGACCGCGACGACTGGCGCATCTACCGCGCCGACCGCGTCCGCGACCCGCTCGGCACCGGCGCCCGCGCCCAGCCCCGCGAACTGCCCGCCGAGGACGCCGCCACCTACCTCACCAGCAAGATGTACTCGCTCGTGCCGACCTACGAAGCCGAAGCGACCCTGCACCTGCCGATCGAGCAGGCCCGCGCCCGCCTCGGTGACGCCGCCGACCACCTCGAAGCCATCGACGAGCACAGCTGCCGCCTGCACGGTTACGGCGACACCCTGGACTGGCTGGCCTCCCGGCTGGTCATGCTCGGCTGCGAGTTCGAAGTGCACGGCCCGCCCGAGCTGATCGACCACCTGAAGGAGCTCGCCGCCAGGGTCACCCGCGGGGTCGGTTGCCACGGCGAACCGGGCAGTGCTGTGATTTCCCCATGA
- a CDS encoding TetR/AcrR family transcriptional regulator has translation MTVEHSGGGDPDRSLRLLWRDRLAEPEPARGRKPRLSLAGIVATAIRVADADGLSAASMHRVAKELGAGTMTLYSYVPAKDELIDLMVDEALGEFGLPGPGEPRPEGWRAQVGLYSERTREAYRRHPWLRQVSMTRPALGPSVIRRQEYLLSTIAGIGLTHRQMAAAAASIATFVESNAAVEADTAYLERVTGQSTDTWWHQRQVFWDEYFDQAASPTIVEVWENGGFELDARDAAAEAYDFGLNRLLDGIEALVARGKPDGLPRAGAQLP, from the coding sequence GTGACGGTGGAACACAGTGGAGGCGGCGACCCGGACCGCAGCCTGCGGCTGCTCTGGCGGGACCGGCTGGCCGAGCCGGAACCGGCCAGGGGCCGCAAGCCGAGGCTGAGCCTGGCCGGCATCGTGGCCACGGCGATCCGGGTGGCCGATGCCGACGGGCTGTCCGCGGCGTCGATGCACCGGGTGGCCAAGGAACTGGGCGCGGGCACGATGACGCTCTACTCCTACGTGCCGGCGAAGGATGAGCTGATCGACCTGATGGTCGACGAGGCGCTGGGTGAATTCGGCCTGCCCGGTCCCGGCGAGCCGCGGCCCGAGGGCTGGCGGGCGCAGGTCGGGCTGTATTCCGAGCGCACACGCGAGGCCTATCGGCGGCACCCGTGGCTGCGGCAGGTGTCGATGACGCGGCCCGCGCTCGGGCCGAGCGTCATCCGGCGCCAGGAGTACCTGCTGTCCACCATCGCCGGGATCGGGCTGACGCATCGGCAGATGGCCGCGGCCGCGGCGAGCATCGCGACCTTCGTCGAGTCGAACGCCGCCGTCGAGGCCGACACCGCCTACCTGGAGCGGGTCACCGGGCAGAGCACCGACACCTGGTGGCACCAGCGGCAGGTGTTCTGGGACGAGTACTTCGACCAAGCGGCCAGCCCGACCATCGTCGAAGTCTGGGAGAACGGCGGGTTCGAACTGGACGCGCGCGACGCCGCGGCCGAGGCCTACGACTTCGGGCTCAACCGGCTGCTCGACGGGATCGAGGCGCTGGTGGCCCGGGGGAAACCGGACGGTCTCCCCCGGGCCGGTGCTCAGCTGCCGTAG
- a CDS encoding SGNH/GDSL hydrolase family protein: MSKRLVAVGDSFTEGVGDDDPASPNGVRGWADRVAEVLAATDEEFRYANLAVRGKLLRPILAEQLPAALDLKPDLVTLYAGGNDLMRPKVDIDALMVPYEDAVARVTASGAVVVLFTGVDGVGDALFRKMRGRVAIYNEFVREIAARHGAVLVDMWSMRQLRDRRLWAPDRLHLNSLGHQEVAIAVLDALGTTHSLSRAALGPAETAPAHLRRRENLRWAREHALPWLGRRLRGESSGDNIQAKRPDLGPF; this comes from the coding sequence GTGAGCAAGCGCTTAGTTGCAGTGGGCGACTCCTTCACCGAAGGGGTCGGGGACGACGACCCCGCGTCGCCGAACGGTGTGCGCGGCTGGGCCGACCGGGTCGCCGAGGTGCTGGCGGCCACGGACGAGGAGTTCCGGTACGCGAACCTGGCGGTGCGCGGCAAGCTGCTGCGGCCGATCCTGGCCGAGCAGCTGCCCGCGGCGCTCGACCTCAAGCCCGATCTGGTCACGCTCTACGCCGGCGGCAACGACCTGATGCGCCCCAAGGTGGACATCGACGCCCTGATGGTGCCGTACGAGGACGCGGTCGCCCGGGTGACCGCGTCCGGTGCCGTGGTGGTGCTGTTCACCGGCGTGGACGGCGTCGGGGATGCCCTGTTCCGCAAGATGCGCGGCCGGGTGGCGATCTACAACGAGTTCGTGCGCGAGATCGCCGCGCGCCACGGCGCGGTGCTGGTGGACATGTGGTCGATGCGGCAGCTACGCGACCGGCGGCTGTGGGCGCCCGACCGGCTGCACCTGAACTCGCTGGGCCACCAGGAGGTCGCGATCGCGGTGCTGGACGCGCTGGGCACCACGCACAGCCTCTCGCGCGCGGCGCTCGGCCCCGCCGAAACCGCCCCGGCGCACCTCCGCCGACGGGAGAACCTGCGCTGGGCTCGCGAACACGCGCTGCCCTGGCTAGGCCGCCGCCTCCGCGGCGAGTCCTCCGGCGACAACATCCAAGCCAAGCGGCCGGACCTCGGCCCTTTCTGA
- a CDS encoding NAD(P)H-binding protein has product MTILVTGATGSVGRLVVDELVALGAPVRALTVNPEKAALPAGVDVVTGYLGRPETLPAALKGVDTVYLAPLPDTVREFTELAREAGVGRVVALSGSNADEEEREGSSGAHYIKVERAVEAAGFDWTFLRPGVFANNTLGWADEIRASRTVSAAYPDAAQTPIDLRDIAKVAAKVLTESGHTGRKITLSGPESITQAGQVAAIGAALGTEIEFNELTRAEHRRLWVDYGIPGEVADWLLDGFAEATEHPQIPEPGYEELMGEPGTTFQQWALDNVEAFR; this is encoded by the coding sequence GTGACGATTCTGGTCACGGGCGCCACCGGCAGCGTCGGCCGCCTGGTCGTCGACGAGCTGGTGGCACTGGGGGCGCCGGTGCGGGCGCTGACCGTGAACCCGGAGAAGGCGGCGCTGCCGGCGGGGGTGGACGTGGTCACCGGTTACCTCGGCCGTCCCGAGACGCTGCCCGCCGCGCTCAAGGGGGTCGACACGGTGTACCTGGCGCCCCTGCCGGACACGGTGCGGGAGTTCACCGAGCTGGCGCGCGAGGCGGGCGTGGGCCGTGTCGTGGCGTTGTCCGGGAGCAACGCCGACGAAGAGGAACGTGAAGGCTCCAGCGGAGCGCACTACATCAAGGTCGAACGCGCGGTGGAGGCGGCGGGCTTCGACTGGACCTTCCTGCGTCCCGGCGTGTTCGCCAACAACACACTGGGCTGGGCCGACGAGATCCGCGCCAGCCGCACGGTCAGCGCCGCCTATCCCGACGCCGCGCAGACCCCGATCGACCTGCGCGACATCGCCAAGGTCGCGGCCAAGGTGCTCACCGAAAGCGGGCACACCGGCCGCAAGATCACCCTCAGCGGGCCCGAGTCGATCACCCAGGCCGGGCAGGTCGCCGCGATCGGCGCGGCGCTCGGCACCGAGATCGAGTTCAACGAGCTGACCAGGGCAGAACACCGCCGGCTCTGGGTCGACTACGGCATTCCCGGCGAAGTGGCCGACTGGCTGCTCGACGGCTTCGCTGAAGCCACCGAACACCCCCAGATCCCCGAGCCCGGCTACGAGGAACTGATGGGCGAACCGGGCACCACCTTCCAGCAGTGGGCCCTCGACAACGTGGAGGCCTTCCGCTGA
- a CDS encoding SPFH domain-containing protein, with the protein MSTAAIIVVAIVVLLVIVTVAKAIMVVPQAQSAVIERLGRFRTVASPGLNFLVPFLDKVRARIDLREQVVSFPPQPVITQDNLTVSIDTVVYFQVTDSRAAVYEISNYIVGVEQLTTTTLRNLVGGMSLEETLTSRDQINGQLRGVLDEATGRWGIRVARVELKAIDPPPSIQDSMEKQMRADREKRAMILTAEGQRESAIKTAEGQKQSQILAAEGAKQAAILAAEAERQSRILRAQGERAARYLQAQGQAKAIEKVFAAIKAGRPTPEVLAYQYLQTLPQMAQGDANKVWMVPSDYGKALEGFARSLGAPGDDGVFRYEPPAYEDVEKPSIEDDEVAAWFDTSTDPKVAEAVRAAEAVARQEVPSPLTAPRTTPPALAALRGDNEPPMPPSSPPSSPSASAEPEQTERQQPPAQLPPSQQGGARPFPQSQPPYQQQPGQNPPSGPFPGQGPGSGPYSGPPRQQ; encoded by the coding sequence TTGTCAACCGCAGCGATAATCGTCGTCGCGATCGTCGTGCTGCTGGTGATCGTCACCGTCGCCAAGGCGATCATGGTGGTCCCGCAGGCACAATCCGCGGTGATCGAACGACTGGGCAGATTCCGCACCGTGGCCTCGCCCGGCCTGAACTTCCTGGTCCCGTTCCTGGACAAGGTGCGCGCCCGGATCGACCTGCGTGAACAGGTGGTCTCCTTCCCGCCGCAGCCGGTGATCACCCAGGACAACCTGACCGTGTCCATCGACACCGTGGTCTACTTCCAGGTCACCGACTCGCGGGCGGCGGTCTACGAGATCTCCAACTACATCGTCGGTGTCGAGCAGCTGACCACCACCACGCTGCGGAACCTGGTCGGTGGCATGAGCTTGGAAGAGACGCTGACCTCGCGCGACCAGATCAACGGCCAGCTGCGCGGCGTGCTCGACGAGGCCACCGGCCGGTGGGGCATCCGCGTGGCCCGCGTCGAGCTGAAGGCGATCGACCCTCCTCCGTCCATTCAGGACTCGATGGAGAAGCAGATGCGCGCCGACCGCGAGAAGCGCGCGATGATCCTGACCGCGGAAGGGCAGCGGGAGTCGGCGATCAAGACCGCCGAAGGGCAGAAGCAGAGCCAGATCCTCGCCGCCGAAGGTGCCAAGCAGGCGGCGATCCTGGCCGCCGAGGCGGAACGGCAGTCGCGCATCCTGCGCGCGCAGGGTGAACGAGCCGCGCGGTACCTGCAGGCGCAGGGGCAGGCGAAGGCGATCGAGAAGGTGTTCGCCGCGATCAAGGCCGGGCGCCCGACGCCCGAGGTGCTGGCGTACCAGTACTTGCAGACGTTGCCGCAGATGGCGCAGGGCGACGCGAACAAGGTGTGGATGGTGCCCAGCGACTACGGCAAGGCGCTGGAAGGCTTCGCGCGCTCCCTCGGCGCCCCCGGCGACGATGGCGTTTTCCGCTACGAACCGCCGGCGTACGAAGATGTCGAAAAGCCCTCGATCGAGGACGACGAGGTGGCCGCGTGGTTCGACACCTCCACCGACCCGAAGGTGGCCGAGGCCGTGCGTGCCGCCGAAGCCGTGGCGCGGCAGGAAGTGCCGAGCCCGCTGACCGCCCCGCGGACCACTCCGCCCGCCCTGGCCGCCCTACGCGGGGACAACGAACCGCCGATGCCGCCGTCTTCGCCGCCGTCGTCGCCTTCGGCTTCGGCTGAGCCGGAACAGACCGAGCGTCAGCAGCCGCCGGCGCAACTGCCGCCCTCACAGCAGGGCGGGGCGCGGCCTTTCCCGCAGTCGCAGCCGCCTTACCAGCAGCAGCCGGGCCAGAACCCCCCAAGCGGCCCGTTCCCCGGCCAGGGCCCCGGCAGCGGCCCCTACTCAGGCCCGCCGCGGCAGCAGTAG
- a CDS encoding CGNR zinc finger domain-containing protein, translating into MHFNPYGGAAAQVAAGLVNLGHAPAGELVAMMRSCGMTLRGLTAPEAAAAAEWGDRLRPVFAESDVDRRVELVNELLADSACRPFISRHDGLPAHLHYASEHSGTLRRLQAYTAGGLAHLLCEEPERLGGCAREGCGTVYVDTSRNGRRRFCTTKCANRVYVTDHRNRRRAG; encoded by the coding sequence GTGCACTTCAACCCTTACGGCGGCGCCGCGGCCCAGGTGGCCGCCGGACTGGTGAACCTGGGCCACGCCCCGGCCGGCGAGCTGGTGGCGATGATGCGCTCGTGCGGCATGACCCTGCGCGGGCTGACCGCGCCCGAGGCGGCGGCCGCCGCCGAGTGGGGCGACCGGCTGCGGCCGGTGTTCGCGGAGTCCGATGTGGACAGGCGGGTGGAGCTGGTGAACGAGCTGCTGGCCGATTCCGCGTGCCGCCCGTTCATCTCCCGCCACGATGGGCTGCCCGCGCACCTGCACTACGCCAGCGAGCATTCGGGGACGCTCCGCCGGTTGCAGGCCTACACCGCGGGCGGGCTGGCGCACCTGCTGTGCGAGGAACCGGAGCGGCTGGGCGGGTGCGCGCGGGAGGGCTGCGGCACGGTCTACGTCGACACCTCCCGCAACGGACGGCGCCGGTTCTGCACCACGAAGTGCGCCAACCGCGTCTACGTCACCGACCACCGCAACCGGCGACGCGCGGGCTAG
- a CDS encoding NfeD family protein, which yields MAALIWFVAGLALIAAEVLSGDFVLLMLGLGGLIGAGAALISDNVYIQVAVFAVASIGLLGLVRPALKRRFLSGPDHKTNADALVGASAVVLSTVDIQSGQVKLGGDVWSARCFTEGQVLEPGTRVTVVEISGATAVVSAEP from the coding sequence ATGGCAGCACTCATCTGGTTCGTGGCCGGGTTGGCGCTCATCGCCGCGGAGGTACTGTCCGGGGACTTCGTGTTGCTCATGCTGGGGCTCGGTGGCCTGATCGGCGCCGGGGCGGCACTGATCAGCGACAACGTCTACATCCAGGTCGCGGTGTTCGCGGTCGCCTCGATCGGCCTGCTGGGCCTGGTCCGCCCCGCGCTCAAGCGGCGTTTCCTGTCCGGGCCGGACCACAAGACCAACGCCGACGCGCTGGTCGGCGCGTCCGCCGTGGTCCTGTCCACTGTGGACATCCAGAGCGGCCAGGTGAAGCTGGGCGGTGACGTGTGGTCGGCCCGCTGCTTCACCGAGGGCCAGGTGCTCGAACCGGGGACCAGGGTGACCGTGGTCGAGATCTCCGGTGCCACGGCGGTCGTGTCGGCCGAGCCGTGA